The genomic stretch TGATCGGCAATGCCGTGAAGTTCACGCAGGGGCAGCACCCCGCCCGCATCCACGTGTGCATGAAGAACCACGAGCAGGACTTCGTGGTGTGCGTGCGGGACAACGGCGTGGGTTTCAACATGCGCCAGAAGGACCGGCTGTTCGGCATGTTTCAGCGCTTGCACCCCGCCGAGGACTTCAGCGGCGTGGGGATGGGTCTCGCCCTCGTGCGGCGACTCGTCCACCGCCACGGCGGCCGGGCCTGGGCCGAGAGTACGCCGGGTCAGGGCGCGACCTTCTACTTCGCCCTCCCCCGCCAGCCCGATCTGCTCCGCGACGGTTGTTGACCGCCAGGGCTGCTGGCCTGAGTGTATACATCGGCGGATTGCTGAAGATACTTGAGCCCACCTCAATAAAAGTTGTCGTACACGCGAGGGTGTAGTTAAAGCGCCTACACTACAGTGCATTTATGTCCTCCCATGACGATCCGCCCCCATTTTCGGCAGCTCAGGCGCTGGAAAAGATTCCCGAGCGGATCAGCGACGCCTACTGCGTGCTTGACCGGGAGTTCCGTATCCAGAGCGTGAATGGGGCGACCGAGCGCCTGCTTGGCCTGTCACGGACAACTATCGTGGGACGTTCACACTGGGAGGTGTTCCCAGCTTCCGTAGACGCCCCCATCGGCGCTGCACTCCGGCGGGTCGTCGAGGAAGGAACCGAGGAGCATCTGGCCCATCATTACGTAGGAGAGGGCTACGACCTGTATCTGGAGGTGGACGCCTATCCTACGGAGGAGGGCGGGATTGCTCTGTTCTGGCGCAACGTCACGGAGCGAGTTCAGGCCAAGCTGACGCTGCAGGCAAGTGAGGCGAAGTACCGCACCCTGTTCAACGAGATGGATGAGGCGTACGCCGTCGTCGAGGTGCTCGCCGACGCTCAGGGGCAATGGACTGATTTCCTCTTCATCGACGCGAATCCTGCGTTCGTGCGGCATACCGGAATGCCCTACCCCGTGGGGCGCATGGCGACCGAACTGTTAGGGAGGCCGAACCCGAGATGGGCCGAGCTCTACGGACGGGTCGTCGAGACAGGGGAGGCGCTGCGGGTGGAGGAGAGCGAACTTACACTTGGCCGTATCTTCGACTTGAATATCTTTCGTCTGGGGAATGAAGCAAGCCGACGGATTGCTGTGCTCTTCACCGACGTCACGGAACGGCGACAGGCTCAGGACGCATTGCGCGGGAGCGAGGAGCGGCAGACCTTTCTGCTGAAGCTCAGCGACACGCTGCGGGCGCAACCTGATGTGGATGCGGTGGTGAACCGGGCGCTGGGCCTGCTGGCCGAGCAGCTGAACTTGGACCGCTGCTATATCGGCGTATACCGAATTGAAGATGACTGGGGCGAGTTTCCCTATCAGGTGGGCAACGACCGCGTGCCGCCCGTGCCGAGTGGCGTGCGCCTGTCGGATTTTCCGGATGCCCTCCGGGTAGCGATTGACCAGACACTGGCGATCGGTGACGTCGCCCACGCCGCCGAACTCTCTGAACAGGACCGGCAGAATCTTGGCGCCCTCGGCATGGGCGCGCTTGTCGCCTCGACCCTGCGCAAGGGTCAGGGGCGGCCGTTCTGGTCGATCGTCGTCGTTTCTGCGACCGCCCGGCACTGGACGGCCAGTGAGATTGCTCTGATCGAAGAGGTCACCGAGCGCATCTGGACCGCTGTTGAGCGCGCCCAAGCAGAAGAGGCTCTCCGGGCCGTCAACACCAGCCTTGAGGAGAAGGTCGAAGAGCGGACCCGCCGCCTCGCCGACCTGAACGCGGAACTGGGGACGCTCATTACCCGCACCGCCCGGACGCTGGAAGCCCCGGTCGGGTATCTGAGCCAGTTCTTGGCAGCGGGGCAGGACGGAGAAGGGGTGCAAGAGCTGACGCCCTCGACGCTTTCGACGCTTCATGACGAGTTGAGCCGGCTCAAGGGGATCACCCAGGATCTCCAACAACTCGCTCAATTGGAAGTCCATGATCTGCGCCGCGACCTGCTACCGCTGAGCGAACTGTTCGCTGAAGTGCGGGAAGCTTTAGGAGAAACACGGGTCGCTTGGTCGGTTCGGCCCTTGCCTATCGTGCGAGGCGACCGGGCTTTGCTCCGGCAGGCGCTCGAGGTGGTGCTGAAGTTCACCTTGAGTGAGACTCGGGGAGCGCGGCAGGTGGAGGCGTACAGCCAAGACGTCGACGGCGAAGTCTGGGTCACGGTTCAGGATGACGGCGTCAGTCTTGGTGGTGAGGAGGCCGCCACCCTGTTTGATCTGGCGGTGCGCAGTGAGCAATCTGTGCCGCTGTTGGAGGGCAGCGGCCTGGCACAGGCCCGACGAATTCTGGCGAGGCATGGAGGCTGGGCCTGGGCCGAGGCATTGAGAGGAGGGCGGATTATCCTCGCTTTCCCCCGAGACGACACGGTCAATGAGGTCGAAGCGCTATTCGAGTAAGGAAGAGCGGGAGTGGATCATCCAGATCTTCTCTGCAGACTCTGACGAGTTCGACGCGGTTTACCGGATCGTCGATGCCTATCCTGCAGCGCTGCTCTGGGCTCTAGCCTGTGCCGTCGAACAGAGGCTCGGGGCGCTTCCCGGCAGTGAGCGCGAGCATGAGGCCGTCTTTGCGAGGAACAGCGCCTGAAGGACAGAACCTCGTTTAGGGCTCATCGGCCTGAACTGCGATAGAGACGGTATCGCGCCATAGCGTCTCCACTTTTGACCAGCTGAGGGCCGCTGGAGAGGTCCTATGCGAGCCCTAAACGAAGTGGTTTCACCAAGGGGTGCGGGCGCGCACAACGTATCTAATTCAATCAGACCGGCACCGGAACCAGGGACAAGGCCACGGCTCTGCGCTCCCCGAGGGCGACAGTACTGGCCTTCAGGAGGACGACAGGTCCTCTTGCATGGCCCGCGCCTGAGCTTCGAACCCTGCCTGCACCCAACGCACGGGGACGAAGGCGGCGCCTCGGTGGTGTAGGCCGTGTGGCCGTTTGGGAGGCGCGTGAGCGTCTGTACCCGCTCTGAGCGCAGGAGGCCCCAGCGGGCCAACGGACTGTCGTACCGCCAGGCGACTAGCGCCGCCCCGTCGGCAGGAGCGTGTATGCGCGTGACCTGTTCGTCGGAAGAGATGTACCGTCCCTCACGCCAGCGCAGCCGGAAGCGCATCTGCACGCCCTCGGCCGCGCGGCGGGCTCCCGTGACGTCCACCACGAAGGGATTCCAGCGCCTGTAGGCGCTGAAGTCCACGAGCAGTTCAAAGACCCGTTCCAGCGGGGCCTGAAGCGTGATCTCAGCGCGGGCGGCATGGGGCATGCGGGGCAGTATAGCGGGGGAGCAGGCCCTCAGAACCTCCACGAACCCCCTGGGCACCGGCCTTGACCCGAAGCGTGCCTGGTCAGATCGTCGATGCTTAGGCTCTGGCTTGCGCCGTTGAGGAGCGGCTCGGGGTGCTCCCAGACAGTGAGCAGAAACGTGAGGCCGTCTTCGTCAGGGACAGCGCATGAAGGACAGGACGGATTCTGTACGTTGCAGATCCATCAACCCCCACGCCTCGCCTGCGTCGGCGGGCGCATGAAGACCAAGGTACCGTCATTCAACGGCGTGAGCTGAATGGTGTACTTGTCCAGCAAATAGTTCTGGTACACCTGCCAGGGCTGTTTCGTTCCCTGCTTCGGCAACGTTGCCGCGGCGCGCGCCACGTACCCCGAATTAAACTCCAGCAGAGGTCGTGCTTCTGCCGTCGGGTCCGCCATCGGCGCCACCGAAGTGAAGCCACGCTGATTCATGTGCGTCAGCAGCCGGCATACGTAATCCGCCGTAAGTTCTGCCTTGAGGGTCCACGAGGAGTTGGTGTACCCGAAGGCGTACGCAAAATTCGGGACGCCCGACAACATCATGCCCTTGTAGACGAGTGTGGCTGGTACGTCGAGCGGCGTGCCATCCACCGTGAACTGCATGTCTCCCAGCACGTTGAGCTTGAGGCCCGTGGCGGTCACAACGATATCCGCCGGAAGTTCTCCCCCACCGGTCAGGCAGATGCCATCCGGGGTAAACGTCTTGATGGTATCCGTCACGATGGACGCCCGGCCCTCATGGATGACCTGGAACAGATCACCGTCTGGGACGGCACATACCCGTTGATCCCAGGGCTTGTGGTTCGGCGTGAAGTGGCGTGCGTCGAATCTTTCCCCCACGCGCTCCCGGGCAGCGTCCAGCAGTCGTTGGTTGAACAGGTCGGGTTTGCGACGTGCGATCTGGTAATAGAAGATGCTCGTCAGTACGTTTTTCCAGCGGATCAGGCCGTGCGCAACCGCTGGGGGCGCGAGTTTCTGGAGCTTCAGCGCGGTCTCGTCGACCAGGGGCCGGACGGCGATATGTGACGGAGAGCGTTGCAGCATCGTGACGTGCGCTGCGCGGTCCGCGAGGGAAGGGATGAGGGTAACGGCGGTGGCACCACTGCCGATTACCACGACGCGTTTCCCGGCGTAGTCGAGATCTGCAGGCCAGAACTGCGGGTGAACGATTTGCCCTTGGAAGGTGTCCTCGTTTGGGAAATCAGGGCGGTGGCCCTCGTCATAGCTGTAGTAACCGCTACACAGAAATAGGAAGCGGGCCTTACGCGTGACGCTTTGGACGTTCCCTCGGTCGTCGTGCGTCTCGGCCGTGATGTCCCACAATTGTTCCTGAGATGACCAGGCGGCTGCCTTCACTTTGTGGTGGAACCGAATCTTCGGCGTGATCCCCGCCTCATCGGAGGCTTCCTGAATGTACTGCCGAATATCCTCACCCGCCGCGATGGCGTTCTGACCTCGCCAGGGCTTGAAGCTGTACCCAAGCGTATACACATCCGAGTCGGAGCGGACGCCAGGGTAGCGGAACAGGTCCCAGGTGCCGCCGATCGCTCCACGCGCTTCCAGAACCTCGAAGCGTGTTCCAGGATTTTTGGCGAGCAGGTGCCGCGCAGCCCCAATGCCAGAGAGGCCCGCGCCGATGATCAGCACGTCCAGCGGCGCTCCATCTTCAACGTGGGAAGGCAAAGTCGGGCGGCGACGGACGGAAGCCCGTTTCACTGCAACGGACAATCCGGCGAGGACTGCTGCGCCCAGGACAAGTTGACGTCGTTTCACGTTGGAACTCCTCCGGAAAGACTGAGATTTCGGGCAATCTGCTTGTACACGTCTTTGGCCTCTGGAATCGCGGGCACAGCCATAAAGACGTGAAACCCACCAGGAGTCTCATATAGACGTACGTCCGCGCCCGCCTCCAAGGCTTGGCGGTGGAAGGTGCGGGCGTCCACGATGAAGAGGTCGTCGGTGCCCTGGAACACATCGATGGGCGACAACCCCGTGAGGTCAGCGCGCAGGGGGCTGAGCCAGGGGTGCTGTGGGTTGGCGTTCCCTGCCCACCAGCGGCCAACCAGGCACAGAGTGTCGACGCGCAGCATGACATCCCGCGGCTCCACCTCCCGGATGCGTGGGTCGCTGAGGGAGAGATCAAGCCAGGGGGCGAACAGCACCACGCGGCCTGGCTGAGGAAGGCCAGCGTCACGGTACCGGATAGCCTGACCCAGAGCCAG from Deinococcus sp. Leaf326 encodes the following:
- a CDS encoding PAS domain-containing sensor histidine kinase, with the translated sequence MSSHDDPPPFSAAQALEKIPERISDAYCVLDREFRIQSVNGATERLLGLSRTTIVGRSHWEVFPASVDAPIGAALRRVVEEGTEEHLAHHYVGEGYDLYLEVDAYPTEEGGIALFWRNVTERVQAKLTLQASEAKYRTLFNEMDEAYAVVEVLADAQGQWTDFLFIDANPAFVRHTGMPYPVGRMATELLGRPNPRWAELYGRVVETGEALRVEESELTLGRIFDLNIFRLGNEASRRIAVLFTDVTERRQAQDALRGSEERQTFLLKLSDTLRAQPDVDAVVNRALGLLAEQLNLDRCYIGVYRIEDDWGEFPYQVGNDRVPPVPSGVRLSDFPDALRVAIDQTLAIGDVAHAAELSEQDRQNLGALGMGALVASTLRKGQGRPFWSIVVVSATARHWTASEIALIEEVTERIWTAVERAQAEEALRAVNTSLEEKVEERTRRLADLNAELGTLITRTARTLEAPVGYLSQFLAAGQDGEGVQELTPSTLSTLHDELSRLKGITQDLQQLAQLEVHDLRRDLLPLSELFAEVREALGETRVAWSVRPLPIVRGDRALLRQALEVVLKFTLSETRGARQVEAYSQDVDGEVWVTVQDDGVSLGGEEAATLFDLAVRSEQSVPLLEGSGLAQARRILARHGGWAWAEALRGGRIILAFPRDDTVNEVEALFE
- a CDS encoding ATP-binding protein, whose amino-acid sequence is IGNAVKFTQGQHPARIHVCMKNHEQDFVVCVRDNGVGFNMRQKDRLFGMFQRLHPAEDFSGVGMGLALVRRLVHRHGGRAWAESTPGQGATFYFALPRQPDLLRDGC
- a CDS encoding SRPBCC family protein: MPHAARAEITLQAPLERVFELLVDFSAYRRWNPFVVDVTGARRAAEGVQMRFRLRWREGRYISSDEQVTRIHAPADGAALVAWRYDSPLARWGLLRSERVQTLTRLPNGHTAYTTEAPPSSPCVGCRQGSKLRRGPCKRTCRPPEGQYCRPRGAQSRGLVPGSGAGLIELDTLCAPAPLGETTSFRARIGPLQRPSAGQKWRRYGAIPSLSQFRPMSPKRGSVLQALFLAKTASCSRSLPGSAPSLCSTAQARAQSSAAG
- a CDS encoding alpha/beta hydrolase; amino-acid sequence: MERTARTRPYPQPAPITASLRALCDVQERQVDGSTVYLLTPRKDASGWHVIYTHGGAYVHPLLRNHWDLLEALIRSTGASVTVPLYPLAPEHTFEAAYLLLETVYRDLLTRMPAERVVLCGDSAGGALALGQAIRYRDAGLPQPGRVVLFAPWLDLSLSDPRIREVEPRDVMLRVDTLCLVGRWWAGNANPQHPWLSPLRADLTGLSPIDVFQGTDDLFIVDARTFHRQALEAGADVRLYETPGGFHVFMAVPAIPEAKDVYKQIARNLSLSGGVPT
- a CDS encoding NAD(P)/FAD-dependent oxidoreductase, which translates into the protein MKRRQLVLGAAVLAGLSVAVKRASVRRRPTLPSHVEDGAPLDVLIIGAGLSGIGAARHLLAKNPGTRFEVLEARGAIGGTWDLFRYPGVRSDSDVYTLGYSFKPWRGQNAIAAGEDIRQYIQEASDEAGITPKIRFHHKVKAAAWSSQEQLWDITAETHDDRGNVQSVTRKARFLFLCSGYYSYDEGHRPDFPNEDTFQGQIVHPQFWPADLDYAGKRVVVIGSGATAVTLIPSLADRAAHVTMLQRSPSHIAVRPLVDETALKLQKLAPPAVAHGLIRWKNVLTSIFYYQIARRKPDLFNQRLLDAARERVGERFDARHFTPNHKPWDQRVCAVPDGDLFQVIHEGRASIVTDTIKTFTPDGICLTGGGELPADIVVTATGLKLNVLGDMQFTVDGTPLDVPATLVYKGMMLSGVPNFAYAFGYTNSSWTLKAELTADYVCRLLTHMNQRGFTSVAPMADPTAEARPLLEFNSGYVARAAATLPKQGTKQPWQVYQNYLLDKYTIQLTPLNDGTLVFMRPPTQARRGG